From Natrinema sp. CBA1119:
TCCGGCGTTCCGATGACGAGTGGCTGACGGGTGGTCTGTGTACTGTTCTCCGACTGCGATTCAGTCCGACTAGATTTAAGTCGGTCTGGCTGTAATCTGCTCATGGTTCGTTATTCACTTCCCAGTGGAACACGGACCACCCGCGCCATGCCCAAACATGGCGTTTCTGCGAGACTGTCAATTTCCGTGAGTGGTTCGTGCTGAATAGTACATAGGACTGGTAGTACTTAGGTTTTGTCCATGGTGCATCTGACCACAGGCCATAGGTCAGTTGCACCACTTTTTATATACCCACCCACCGTATCCAGCCTTGTGTCTCCCGATCGCCGACGCAACGAGGACAACGGCCAATACGAATCAAAGCATTCCTCGAATCGCTATCTCGACGCTGTTCGACGCCTCGAGCCGACGACGACCGGCGAGGTCGCGAACGAACTCGAGTGTCACCGGAACACCGCCCGTCGGAATCTGAACGACCTCGCCGACGCGGG
This genomic window contains:
- a CDS encoding helix-turn-helix domain-containing protein, coding for MSPDRRRNEDNGQYESKHSSNRYLDAVRRLEPTTTGEVANELECHRNTARRNLNDLADAGKLKKTKRSGAFLWQTI